One Alphaproteobacteria bacterium genomic region harbors:
- a CDS encoding thermonuclease family protein codes for MNRCAPLVLLGALAFSATAPSITAWAQELQVTTGTATVIDANHLDVAGKRFKLYGIDAPDTDETCQTAKGVEYPCGIEARDALMKLVAPGEVSCLPRGPNALNETMAICTIGQTDIARALTEAGWALADRARTLYYEDPELTARTAKRGIWQGKFVSPDAWRIGERVPPSGHGAAIPEVPQ; via the coding sequence ATGAACCGGTGTGCACCACTTGTCCTGCTTGGAGCGCTCGCCTTTTCGGCCACGGCACCGTCGATTACGGCCTGGGCTCAGGAATTGCAGGTCACCACCGGCACGGCCACGGTCATCGACGCAAACCATCTCGACGTCGCGGGCAAGCGCTTCAAGCTCTATGGCATCGACGCCCCGGATACCGACGAGACCTGCCAAACGGCCAAAGGGGTTGAATATCCCTGCGGCATCGAAGCGCGCGACGCACTCATGAAACTCGTGGCACCGGGAGAGGTGAGCTGCCTGCCGCGCGGGCCGAACGCGCTCAACGAAACGATGGCGATTTGCACGATCGGCCAGACCGACATCGCCCGTGCCTTGACCGAAGCGGGATGGGCGCTCGCCGACCGCGCGCGCACGCTTTACTACGAGGATCCAGAGTTGACCGCGCGAACGGCCAAGCGCGGTATATGGCAAGGCAAGTTCGTCTCACCCGATGCATGGCGCATCGGCGAGCGCGTTCCGCCGAGCGGCCACGGGGCCGCAATTCCGGAAGTGCCCCAATAA
- a CDS encoding NIPSNAP family protein, with protein MIYEERTYTLKPGAVGPYFKTYEAEGLEIQKRILGNLVGYFQTEFGTLNQVVHIWAYESLDDRAQRRAKLWQDPTWLAYAPKNVPLIERMESRLLIPASFSPLK; from the coding sequence ATGATTTACGAAGAACGCACTTATACCCTCAAGCCCGGTGCGGTCGGCCCTTATTTCAAGACCTATGAGGCCGAAGGGCTCGAGATCCAAAAGCGGATACTCGGCAATCTCGTTGGATACTTCCAGACGGAGTTTGGGACGCTTAATCAGGTCGTCCATATCTGGGCCTACGAATCCCTCGACGATCGCGCGCAGCGCAGGGCAAAGCTCTGGCAGGACCCGACCTGGCTGGCTTATGCCCCGAAAAACGTACCCCTTATCGAGCGCATGGAAAGTCGCCTGCTCATCCCCGCATCCTTCTCGCCTCTCAAGTGA